A stretch of the Streptococcus himalayensis genome encodes the following:
- a CDS encoding MFS transporter — MKKNSSLFKISLLSISLLSALAQAVSAAFPAMYESFPNESSAAIETLGTIPNFGMLFGLLVSPLLIRMTNKKTTVMIGLLVALISGVFPMIATNYSLILISRVLLGVGMGLFASLAVSMIADYFEGNELSTMLGFQNAMGSVGSGVCSLALGYLLSFGWQAAFSIYFLAIPAIVLFGLFVPSDEKQNVKQELQEEKKATKQTLSLPVLLIAVVLFCFFIILVPMSYKMPQLVVSKGIGTAGDASTIYGIFTLVGIPVSLGYGFLKNKIGQNLYPMSLLCLVLGFGTMSLTTNLALLYMAGIINGIGFGLAVPFGYNWISEVADKESVNLATTVALLSINMGVFLSPVVMNGLGNLLTDGQPDTIMRISAVGFIGLIFISKSIQVFLAKSK, encoded by the coding sequence ATGAAAAAGAACTCTTCCTTATTTAAAATCTCACTACTTTCAATTTCTTTATTATCTGCTTTGGCACAGGCTGTTTCTGCAGCGTTTCCAGCTATGTACGAATCGTTTCCAAATGAAAGTTCAGCAGCTATTGAAACCTTGGGGACAATTCCAAATTTTGGCATGCTATTTGGACTTCTAGTAAGTCCACTGCTCATTCGAATGACGAATAAAAAAACAACTGTAATGATTGGTTTGTTAGTCGCTTTAATTAGTGGTGTATTTCCGATGATTGCTACAAATTATTCTCTAATTCTGATTTCTCGGGTATTGCTAGGAGTTGGAATGGGACTATTTGCCTCGCTAGCAGTAAGTATGATTGCTGATTACTTTGAAGGAAATGAATTGTCCACCATGCTAGGTTTTCAGAATGCTATGGGAAGTGTTGGTAGCGGTGTATGTTCACTGGCACTTGGTTATTTGTTGAGTTTTGGCTGGCAAGCTGCCTTTTCAATCTATTTCTTGGCAATACCTGCGATTGTTCTATTTGGTTTATTTGTTCCTTCTGATGAAAAACAAAATGTCAAACAAGAGTTGCAAGAAGAAAAAAAGGCAACAAAACAAACATTAAGCTTACCTGTGTTACTGATTGCTGTAGTCTTATTTTGCTTTTTCATCATCTTGGTGCCGATGAGCTATAAGATGCCACAACTTGTTGTCAGTAAAGGGATAGGAACCGCAGGGGATGCATCAACTATTTATGGGATTTTTACATTAGTTGGCATTCCAGTCTCACTTGGATATGGTTTTTTGAAAAATAAAATTGGACAGAATCTGTATCCAATGAGCTTATTATGCTTAGTTCTTGGTTTTGGTACCATGTCACTGACTACTAACTTAGCTTTGCTTTATATGGCAGGTATTATCAATGGAATTGGTTTTGGTCTAGCAGTTCCTTTTGGGTATAACTGGATTAGCGAAGTTGCTGATAAAGAATCGGTTAATTTGGCAACAACGGTCGCTTTGTTGAGTATAAACATGGGAGTTTTCCTATCTCCAGTTGTTATGAATGGATTGGGCAATCTTCTTACCGATGGTCAACCAGATACTATCATGCGCATTTCAGCTGTTGGATTTATAGGATTGATTTTTATTTCGAAAAGTATTCAGGTATTTTTAGCGAAAAGTAAGTAA